The Mixophyes fleayi isolate aMixFle1 chromosome 1, aMixFle1.hap1, whole genome shotgun sequence genome includes a region encoding these proteins:
- the LOC142108249 gene encoding protein FAM240B-like — translation MNTKNILGRREILSHDADGLKNFFEKKIEKQTVDHQIEDGRRNKSALSKLREEWRQRLECRINMLQSLQEEQKRQLYGKEPEYKANTAA, via the exons ATGAATACCAAAAATATTCTGGGTCGCCGTGAGATATTGTCCCACGACGCCGATGGGTTAAAAAACTTTTTTGagaagaaaatagaaaaacaaacagtGGATCATCAAATTGAGGATGGAAGGAGAAACAAAAGTGCACTATCAAA GCTAAGAGAAGAATGGAGACAGAGGTTGGAATGCAGAATTAACATGTTACAGTCTCTGCAGGAGGAGCAGAAGAGGCAACTGTATGGCAAAGAACCCGAGTACAAAGCAAACACAGCAGCTTAA